From the Francisella frigiditurris genome, one window contains:
- the uvrA gene encoding excinuclease ABC subunit UvrA: MDKIIIRGAKTHNLKNINVEIPRDKLTVITGLSGSGKSSLAFDTLYAEGQRRYVESLSSYARQFLSLMDKPDVEHIEGLSPAISIDQKTTSHNPRSTVGTVTEIYDYLRVFFARVGQPKCPTHNIELKAQTVSQMVDRILEFDEEARLMILAPIVSEKKGTHHTLLDKILSLGYIRVRINGEFFNLDEDYPELDRYKKHNIEVVVDRFKPKKENSQRIAESLEIALDLGNGIIRLANTSEEMEDILFSSKHACPLCNFALKELSPRIFSFNSPLGACPSCDGLGVKEFFDENKIIIDGSLSLKAGALAKWNKANQYYYSQLESLSKHYKFSLDTPFNKIPQEIQQIILYGSGDELIKMTIDSIRGGKQTREKTFEGIIPHFERRYYESDSEMVKKDLYELMSNLTCKTCNGARVGEYARNIFIDDKNIANVCALSIEDLLIWLDELTFDGQRKFIAENLLREIKLRVKFLENVGLEYLSLSRQADTLSGGESQRIRLASQIGAGLVGVMYILDEPSIGLHQRDNQRLLDALHNLKNLGNTVIVVEHDEDAIRQADYIIDMGPKAGVHGGEVIAVGDYDLIINNEKSLTADYLSGRKKIETPKNRLKASKNRYIEILGAAGNNLKNEHLKIPFGALTCVTGVSGSGKSTLINRTLYPLASRLLNRSTLVPMEYKSHKGFNHLDKVIDIDQSPIGRTPRSNPATYTGVFTPIREIFAATAESRSRGYSAGRFSFNVRGGRCEACQGDGVIKVEMHFLADVYVACDVCEGKRYNRETLSVQYKGKNIYEVLEMTVEEAIEFYDAVPSIKSKLEALMNVGLSYIRLGQSATTLSGGEAQRVKLAKELSKRSTGKTLYILDEPTTGLHFYDIHQLLKVIMDLRDKGNTVVIIEHNLDVIKMADWIIDLGPEGGAKGGEIIFEGTPEEIVKFKKSYTGKFLKSVL; this comes from the coding sequence ATGGATAAAATTATAATAAGAGGGGCAAAAACCCATAATCTAAAAAATATCAACGTAGAAATTCCTAGAGACAAGTTAACAGTCATTACAGGTTTAAGTGGCTCTGGAAAATCTTCGTTAGCATTTGATACTTTATATGCTGAAGGTCAAAGAAGGTATGTTGAGTCTTTGTCTTCATATGCAAGACAATTTTTATCCTTAATGGATAAGCCTGATGTTGAGCATATTGAAGGACTTTCGCCTGCTATATCAATTGATCAAAAAACAACTTCTCATAATCCTCGCTCTACAGTTGGTACAGTTACAGAAATTTATGATTATTTAAGAGTTTTTTTTGCTAGGGTAGGACAGCCGAAATGTCCAACACACAATATTGAATTAAAAGCCCAGACTGTTAGCCAAATGGTAGATCGTATTTTAGAGTTTGATGAAGAAGCTCGACTTATGATTTTAGCTCCTATAGTGTCTGAGAAAAAGGGAACGCATCATACGCTTTTAGATAAAATTTTATCTTTAGGATATATTAGAGTTAGAATAAATGGAGAGTTCTTTAATTTAGATGAAGACTATCCTGAGTTAGACAGATATAAAAAGCATAATATAGAAGTAGTTGTTGATAGATTTAAACCAAAAAAAGAAAATTCTCAAAGAATAGCCGAATCTTTAGAAATAGCCTTAGACTTAGGTAATGGTATTATAAGATTGGCTAATACATCTGAAGAAATGGAAGATATTTTATTCTCCTCAAAACACGCTTGTCCACTATGTAATTTTGCTCTAAAAGAGTTGTCACCAAGAATTTTTTCCTTCAATAGTCCTTTAGGAGCTTGTCCTAGTTGTGATGGTTTAGGCGTAAAAGAGTTTTTTGATGAGAACAAAATTATTATAGATGGATCTCTTTCGTTAAAGGCAGGAGCTTTAGCTAAGTGGAATAAAGCAAATCAATATTACTACAGTCAATTGGAATCTTTATCTAAACATTATAAATTTTCCTTAGATACTCCTTTTAATAAGATACCTCAAGAAATCCAGCAAATTATTTTGTATGGATCTGGAGATGAGTTAATAAAAATGACTATTGACTCTATTCGTGGCGGTAAGCAAACACGCGAAAAAACTTTTGAAGGTATAATTCCTCATTTCGAAAGAAGATACTATGAATCAGATTCTGAAATGGTGAAAAAAGATCTTTATGAACTGATGAGTAACCTTACGTGTAAGACTTGTAATGGGGCAAGAGTTGGAGAATACGCACGAAATATTTTCATAGATGATAAAAATATTGCCAATGTTTGCGCATTGTCAATAGAAGATTTGCTTATATGGCTAGATGAACTTACCTTTGATGGTCAAAGGAAATTTATAGCTGAAAATTTGCTTAGAGAAATAAAATTAAGGGTAAAATTTTTAGAGAATGTAGGTTTAGAATATTTAAGTTTATCAAGACAAGCAGATACTTTATCAGGTGGTGAATCTCAAAGAATAAGACTAGCTAGCCAAATAGGCGCTGGACTTGTTGGAGTTATGTATATATTAGATGAACCTTCAATTGGTTTACATCAGCGAGATAATCAGAGACTCCTAGATGCACTGCATAACTTAAAGAATCTTGGTAATACAGTTATAGTCGTAGAGCATGATGAGGATGCAATTCGCCAAGCTGATTATATTATTGACATGGGTCCAAAGGCTGGAGTTCATGGAGGTGAGGTTATAGCTGTTGGTGATTATGACTTGATTATTAATAATGAAAAATCATTAACTGCAGATTATTTAAGTGGTAGGAAAAAAATTGAAACTCCTAAAAATCGATTAAAAGCCTCTAAAAATAGATATATAGAAATTCTAGGTGCGGCAGGAAATAACTTAAAAAATGAACATTTAAAAATTCCTTTTGGTGCTTTGACGTGTGTTACGGGAGTTTCTGGCTCAGGTAAGTCGACTCTTATTAATAGAACCTTGTATCCACTTGCTTCTAGGCTTTTAAATAGAAGTACATTGGTTCCAATGGAATATAAATCACATAAAGGATTTAATCACTTAGATAAAGTTATAGATATAGATCAGTCACCAATAGGTAGAACTCCAAGGTCAAATCCAGCTACTTATACAGGAGTTTTTACTCCTATTAGGGAAATCTTTGCTGCAACAGCAGAATCGAGATCTAGAGGTTATTCGGCGGGTAGATTTAGCTTTAATGTCCGAGGTGGGCGTTGTGAAGCATGCCAAGGCGATGGAGTAATTAAGGTTGAAATGCATTTTCTTGCAGATGTTTATGTTGCGTGTGATGTTTGTGAGGGTAAAAGATATAACAGAGAAACCTTGTCTGTACAGTATAAAGGTAAAAACATCTACGAAGTTTTAGAAATGACTGTAGAAGAGGCTATAGAGTTTTATGATGCTGTGCCAAGCATTAAATCAAAATTAGAAGCTTTAATGAATGTTGGGTTGTCTTATATTAGACTTGGTCAGAGTGCTACTACACTTTCGGGCGGTGAAGCTCAACGAGTTAAGCTTGCAAAAGAGCTTTCTAAGCGCTCTACGGGCAAAACTTTATACATATTAGATGAGCCAACGACGGGTTTACATTTTTATGATATTCATCAGCTTTTGAAAGTAATAATGGATTTAAGAGATAAAGGAAATACAGTTGTTATTATTGAGCATAATCTAGATGTTATAAAAATGGCTGATTGGATTATTGACTTAGGTCCAGAAGGTGGTGCAAAGGGTGGGGAAATAATTTTCGAAGGAACTCCTGAGGAAATAGTTAAGTTTAAAAAGTCTTATACTGGCAAATTTTTAAAAAGTGTTCTCTAG
- the greA gene encoding transcription elongation factor GreA has protein sequence MSERVPMTPAGELALREELDNLKKVQRPQIIEAIAEAREHGDLKENAEYHAAREKQGFIEGRIKDIESKLSNAQVIDVTTIPNNGMVIFGATVTLLNTDTDEEVVYRIVGEDEADIDDHKISVSAPLARALIKKEEGDEFSLNTPKGKANYEILEVKYI, from the coding sequence ATGAGTGAAAGAGTGCCTATGACACCTGCGGGTGAATTAGCTTTAAGAGAAGAGTTAGATAATTTAAAAAAGGTTCAAAGACCTCAAATTATTGAAGCTATTGCAGAAGCCCGCGAACATGGTGATTTAAAAGAAAATGCTGAGTATCATGCAGCTAGAGAAAAGCAAGGATTTATCGAAGGAAGAATTAAAGACATAGAGTCAAAACTTTCGAATGCTCAAGTAATTGATGTCACAACTATTCCAAATAATGGAATGGTTATATTTGGCGCTACTGTAACTCTTTTGAATACTGATACTGATGAAGAGGTTGTTTATAGAATAGTTGGTGAAGATGAAGCTGATATAGACGATCACAAAATATCTGTTTCAGCACCTTTAGCTAGAGCTCTTATCAAAAAAGAAGAAGGAGATGAGTTTAGTTTAAACACTCCTAAAGGCAAAGCAAATTATGAAATCTTAGAGGTTAAGTATATCTAA
- a CDS encoding GspH/FimT family pseudopilin, with amino-acid sequence MFCVKRNKGFSLVEVMVVITIMTILMMGAISSFSFYQRNFAETRLTSLQNIIGYAQVVARSQRTSVVICPVTPDSYIGTTDELNEDSLRCSGSSNWGNAEIVAFTNQSANGVFDRNNDEIISTLPTGRGNISTTFNTDFILISPVGFLNTTNASIIYCLNGDYLAALQVNMVGRVVYTTENNNFNCN; translated from the coding sequence ATGTTTTGTGTAAAAAGGAATAAGGGTTTTTCACTTGTTGAAGTAATGGTTGTAATAACTATTATGACTATTTTGATGATGGGTGCTATAAGCTCTTTTTCTTTTTATCAAAGAAACTTTGCTGAAACTAGATTAACAAGTTTGCAGAATATTATAGGATATGCGCAGGTTGTAGCGAGATCTCAAAGAACAAGCGTTGTTATTTGTCCAGTAACTCCAGATAGTTATATAGGAACAACAGATGAGCTAAATGAAGATAGTTTAAGATGTTCGGGATCATCTAATTGGGGAAATGCTGAAATAGTGGCATTTACTAATCAGAGTGCTAATGGCGTTTTTGATAGAAATAATGATGAAATAATATCTACACTTCCTACTGGCAGGGGAAATATTTCGACAACTTTTAATACGGATTTTATTTTAATATCTCCAGTTGGCTTTTTAAATACTACAAATGCTAGTATAATTTACTGTCTTAACGGAGACTATCTTGCGGCTTTGCAAGTTAATATGGTTGGCAGAGTAGTTTATACTACGGAAAATAATAATTTTAATTGTAACTAA
- the pgi gene encoding glucose-6-phosphate isomerase: MKELACQKLEHLVKEKYKDLKISEEFKDDSSRVEKYSLEHEGIYFDFSKNLVNDEIMQGLYQLAKQVNIDAKIKSMFNGEKINITEDRAVLHTALRDFSNEPLVIDGQDIRKEVSEEKQRVRSLVESVSSGEWKGFSGKKITDVVNIGIGGSDLGPRMIVEALRPYHCTGLKVHFVSNVDADSLLKALSVVNPETTLFIVASKSFSTEETLLNSISARNWLVDFYGDESSVSNHFVAISSKLDKVKEFGIDLKHCYKMWDWVGGRYSLWSSIGMSIAFAIGYDNFEKLLQGAYSMDKHFKETQIEKNIPIVAALLGTLYTNYHNAQTQALLPYDNRLCYLVDYLQQADMESNGKSVNLEGQHINNYQTGAVLWGGVGTNGQHAFHQLLHQGEVFIPVDFVAVAKSYHNYGNHQQALLANCFAQSQALMDGLSYDKIVEELEQVGLSNGQVDFLAPHKVIKGNKPSNIFLLKELTPYNLGMLIALYEHKIFVQGVLWNINSYDQWGVELGKKLGKNIIKAIENRDSKEYSSLDASTKALLNRI, from the coding sequence ATGAAAGAGCTGGCGTGTCAAAAATTAGAACATTTAGTAAAAGAAAAGTATAAAGATTTAAAAATATCTGAAGAGTTTAAAGATGATTCTAGTAGGGTAGAAAAATATTCATTAGAGCATGAGGGGATTTATTTTGATTTTTCAAAAAACCTTGTGAATGATGAGATTATGCAAGGATTGTATCAGTTAGCTAAGCAAGTAAATATTGATGCAAAAATTAAAAGTATGTTTAATGGAGAGAAGATAAATATTACAGAAGATAGAGCTGTTTTACATACTGCATTAAGAGATTTTTCTAATGAGCCATTAGTTATAGATGGGCAAGACATTCGTAAAGAAGTATCTGAAGAAAAACAAAGAGTTAGAAGTTTAGTAGAAAGTGTTTCTTCAGGAGAATGGAAAGGCTTCTCTGGTAAAAAAATCACAGATGTTGTAAATATTGGTATTGGAGGTTCTGACCTTGGACCAAGAATGATTGTTGAGGCTTTGAGACCTTATCATTGTACTGGGCTGAAGGTTCATTTTGTATCTAACGTAGATGCAGATTCTTTGTTAAAAGCATTAAGCGTAGTTAATCCTGAGACAACTTTATTTATTGTGGCCTCTAAATCTTTTTCAACAGAAGAAACTTTACTTAATTCTATATCAGCAAGAAACTGGTTGGTTGACTTTTATGGTGATGAGAGTTCAGTATCAAATCATTTTGTAGCAATTTCTAGTAAGCTAGATAAAGTAAAAGAGTTTGGAATAGACCTAAAACATTGCTATAAAATGTGGGATTGGGTTGGGGGTAGATATTCATTATGGTCATCTATAGGAATGAGCATAGCTTTCGCAATTGGGTATGATAATTTTGAAAAACTTTTACAAGGTGCATATTCTATGGATAAACACTTTAAAGAGACTCAAATAGAAAAAAATATACCAATAGTAGCAGCTCTTTTAGGCACACTTTATACAAATTATCACAATGCCCAGACTCAAGCACTATTACCATATGATAATAGACTTTGTTATTTAGTTGACTATTTACAGCAAGCAGATATGGAAAGTAATGGTAAATCGGTTAATTTAGAAGGTCAGCATATAAATAATTATCAAACTGGAGCAGTTTTATGGGGTGGTGTTGGTACGAATGGTCAACATGCTTTTCATCAATTGTTGCATCAAGGTGAGGTTTTTATACCAGTTGATTTTGTAGCTGTAGCTAAGAGCTATCATAATTATGGAAATCATCAACAAGCTTTATTGGCGAATTGTTTTGCACAATCTCAAGCTCTCATGGATGGATTATCTTATGATAAAATAGTAGAAGAACTTGAACAAGTAGGTTTATCTAATGGTCAAGTAGATTTTCTGGCACCTCACAAAGTTATTAAAGGAAATAAGCCAAGTAATATATTCTTACTTAAGGAACTAACCCCTTATAATCTAGGAATGTTAATAGCGCTATATGAGCATAAAATTTTTGTACAAGGAGTTTTATGGAACATTAATAGTTATGATCAATGGGGTGTTGAGCTTGGCAAGAAGTTAGGCAAAAATATTATAAAAGCTATAGAGAATAGAGATTCAAAAGAGTATTCTTCTTTAGATGCTTCTACAAAGGCTTTGTTAAATAGGATTTAA
- a CDS encoding thiamine diphosphokinase — protein sequence MYKTLLFLNGNINLDFCRDYLKKFSDFNIVCTDGAYEKIRNCNFLYSKIDKVIGDFDSATYIESPIFLRDEDQYKTDFEKALDFLIKREVLDVMAFGGSGGEMDHFLSNMSIAKKYKEKLNLRFVDEFSEYYFIPNEFKISNVNNKMFSIVPFPFANKIYYKGLKYGLSGENLTLGESTGVRNHAIENFVEINYSEGDILLFISHGFYRQARK from the coding sequence TTGTATAAAACGCTCTTATTTTTGAATGGTAATATAAATCTAGATTTTTGTCGTGATTATTTAAAGAAGTTTAGTGACTTCAATATTGTATGTACTGATGGCGCATATGAAAAAATACGTAATTGTAATTTCTTATATTCTAAAATAGATAAAGTTATAGGTGATTTTGATTCAGCTACTTATATTGAATCCCCTATTTTTTTAAGAGATGAAGATCAATATAAAACAGATTTTGAAAAAGCTTTAGATTTTTTGATAAAGAGAGAAGTTTTAGATGTTATGGCTTTTGGAGGAAGTGGTGGAGAGATGGACCATTTTCTTTCAAATATGTCGATAGCTAAAAAATATAAAGAAAAACTAAATTTGAGGTTTGTAGATGAATTCTCGGAGTATTATTTTATTCCAAATGAATTTAAAATAAGTAATGTTAATAATAAAATGTTTTCTATAGTTCCGTTTCCTTTTGCTAATAAAATATATTACAAAGGATTAAAATATGGCTTATCGGGGGAAAACTTGACTCTAGGTGAGAGTACTGGTGTTAGGAATCATGCGATAGAGAATTTTGTAGAAATTAACTATAGTGAAGGTGATATTCTATTATTTATATCACATGGTTTTTACAGACAAGCAAGAAAGTAA
- the ldcC gene encoding lysine decarboxylase LdcC → MKSVVFIYPDNLKPYKEEFLSKIQSDLEAKKYLTLVIDNMQEVVEILEENSRVCCIVLDRSTFNLEAFHNIAHINSKLPIFAVSDYGQSIKLNLKDFNLNINFIQYDALASEDSEFIHKTIATYFNDILPPFTHRLMQYSKEFNSVFCTPGHQGGYGFQRSPVGTLFYDFFGENIFKTDVSISMQELGSLLDHSGVHEDAEEYVSKIFKSDRSLIVTNGTSTANKIVGMYSVADGDTVLLDRNCHKSLTHLMMMVDVNPVYFRPTRNAYGIIGGIPKSEFRRDVIEKKIADSNIATEWPSYAVVTNSTYDGLLYNTDTIHRDLDVKKLHFDSAWIPYAIFHPVYKHKSGMTIKPKEGHTVFETQSTHKLLSAFSQASMIHIKGDYNEEVLNESFMMHTSTSPFYPLVASTETAAAMMEGEQGFNLIDKTINLAIDFRRELLKLKRESETWFFDVWQPENIANKETWALRNADDWHGFEEVDGDFLFLDPVKVTILTPGIEDNNIQKNGIPADVVAKFLEEHDIVVEKSGPYSLLFIFSIGTTKAKSMRLLSVLNKFKQMYDENALVEKMLPSLYAIDPRFYEKMRIKDISDTLHSFMYESKLPNLMYHAFDVLPEQEMNPHRAFQKLLKGKVKKVPLTELYGNTSAVMILPYPPGIPLVLPGEKITEDSKIILEFLLMLEKIGSRLPGFGTDIHGPERARDGTLYIKVIDPDIE, encoded by the coding sequence ATGAAAAGTGTTGTTTTTATTTATCCTGATAATTTAAAACCATATAAAGAAGAATTTTTAAGTAAAATTCAATCAGATTTAGAAGCAAAAAAATATTTGACGCTTGTTATAGATAATATGCAGGAAGTTGTAGAAATTTTGGAAGAAAACTCTAGGGTCTGTTGCATAGTCTTAGATAGATCTACATTCAATTTAGAGGCTTTTCATAATATAGCGCATATAAACTCAAAACTTCCTATATTTGCGGTATCAGATTATGGTCAAAGCATTAAGCTGAATTTAAAAGATTTTAATTTGAATATTAACTTTATACAGTATGATGCTTTAGCTAGTGAAGATTCTGAATTTATACATAAAACTATAGCTACTTATTTTAATGATATATTGCCGCCATTTACTCATAGGCTTATGCAATATTCAAAAGAATTTAATTCTGTTTTTTGTACGCCTGGACATCAGGGGGGGTATGGCTTTCAGCGTTCTCCAGTTGGGACTTTATTTTATGATTTTTTTGGTGAAAATATATTTAAGACTGATGTTTCTATATCAATGCAGGAACTAGGTAGCTTGTTAGATCATAGTGGTGTTCATGAGGATGCTGAGGAATATGTTTCTAAAATTTTTAAATCAGATAGATCTTTAATTGTTACTAATGGGACATCTACAGCAAATAAAATAGTTGGAATGTATAGTGTAGCTGATGGCGATACAGTTTTACTTGATAGGAACTGTCATAAGTCACTTACTCATTTAATGATGATGGTGGATGTAAACCCTGTTTATTTTAGACCTACTAGGAATGCTTATGGAATCATAGGTGGTATTCCTAAAAGTGAATTCAGAAGAGATGTTATAGAGAAAAAAATAGCTGATAGTAATATTGCTACAGAATGGCCTAGTTATGCCGTTGTAACTAACTCAACTTATGATGGTCTTTTATATAATACAGATACTATTCATAGAGATTTAGATGTTAAAAAGTTACATTTTGATAGTGCATGGATTCCTTATGCTATTTTTCATCCAGTTTATAAGCATAAGTCAGGGATGACAATAAAGCCTAAAGAGGGACATACTGTTTTTGAAACGCAATCTACACATAAGCTTCTTTCAGCTTTTAGTCAAGCATCAATGATACATATTAAAGGTGACTATAATGAAGAAGTACTAAATGAATCTTTTATGATGCATACATCGACTTCTCCATTTTATCCATTAGTTGCGAGTACTGAAACAGCAGCAGCAATGATGGAAGGGGAGCAAGGTTTTAATCTTATAGATAAAACTATAAATTTAGCTATAGATTTTAGAAGAGAGCTGTTGAAGCTTAAGAGAGAGTCGGAAACATGGTTTTTCGATGTATGGCAGCCTGAAAATATTGCAAATAAAGAAACATGGGCTTTAAGAAATGCAGATGATTGGCATGGGTTTGAAGAAGTCGATGGTGACTTTTTATTTTTGGATCCAGTGAAAGTAACTATTCTAACGCCAGGTATTGAAGATAATAATATTCAGAAAAATGGTATTCCTGCGGATGTGGTAGCTAAGTTTTTAGAGGAACATGATATCGTGGTTGAAAAGTCAGGACCATATTCTTTGCTATTTATATTTAGTATAGGTACTACAAAAGCTAAGTCTATGAGGCTTTTATCTGTATTAAATAAATTTAAACAAATGTATGATGAAAATGCTTTAGTAGAGAAAATGCTGCCGTCTTTATATGCAATAGATCCTAGGTTTTATGAAAAAATGAGAATAAAAGATATTAGTGATACATTGCATAGTTTTATGTATGAGTCAAAGTTACCAAACCTTATGTATCATGCTTTTGATGTATTGCCAGAACAAGAGATGAATCCGCATAGAGCCTTTCAAAAGCTTTTAAAAGGCAAGGTAAAGAAGGTTCCATTAACAGAGTTGTATGGAAATACTTCAGCTGTCATGATCCTACCATATCCACCAGGTATTCCATTAGTTTTGCCGGGTGAAAAAATAACAGAAGATTCTAAAATAATACTAGAATTCTTATTAATGCTAGAAAAGATTGGGTCTAGATTGCCAGGATTTGGTACTGATATTCATGGCCCTGAAAGAGCTAGAGATGGGACTCTATATATTAAGGTAATAGATCCTGATATTGAATAA
- a CDS encoding capsular polysaccharide export protein, LipB/KpsS family: protein MYKKLVFLNILIVLTLFIFSKTYSTNLLFLTYDYGDTNAFKAILPSLKKNNFDYEVIALGKSKDLFQNNLVNEVNCLSNFDNDFLIKDRNNTITKSNIECLKNTLINKPDIIVSGMSSAALADILNSYSSQAKIAYYDNFDPYPENSKTYYTNSFVTRLNNYSLDSVFITSETIKSSFIKNFNNKKFVKDTKENFLAVGNPSIISWETDLIKCSTREEIKAKLNIPKNKKIVVFAGDMTPDYAIAVEHFAKALKEMPNYEAIVSPHPKTNGEIERNIKEKYQINNMIIASPSDIATICLTNLSKVFIVHKSSMGIQALSNDKNVIYIADSSYENIAIQKAVAKRAFSTNNIINTIQNEYNKKASNEYSKLGIPKYPIKSFIDKLNKIRNTKADNLAVLL, encoded by the coding sequence ATGTATAAAAAACTAGTTTTCTTAAATATATTAATAGTTTTAACTCTATTTATCTTTAGTAAAACTTATTCTACAAATTTGCTATTTTTAACTTATGATTATGGTGATACCAATGCCTTTAAAGCTATTCTTCCAAGCCTTAAAAAAAATAATTTCGACTATGAAGTTATAGCTCTTGGCAAATCTAAGGATCTATTTCAGAATAATTTAGTAAATGAAGTAAATTGCTTAAGTAATTTTGATAATGATTTTTTAATAAAAGATAGAAATAACACTATTACTAAGTCAAATATAGAGTGTCTCAAAAACACGTTAATTAACAAACCAGATATTATAGTAAGTGGTATGTCTAGTGCAGCTTTGGCAGACATACTTAATTCATATTCTTCCCAAGCAAAAATAGCTTACTATGATAACTTTGATCCTTACCCAGAAAATAGTAAAACCTACTATACCAATAGCTTTGTAACGCGGCTAAATAACTATTCGTTAGATAGTGTATTTATTACATCAGAAACAATAAAATCTTCTTTCATTAAAAATTTTAATAATAAAAAATTTGTAAAAGATACTAAAGAAAATTTCCTAGCAGTAGGAAACCCAAGCATTATAAGCTGGGAAACTGACCTAATAAAATGCTCTACAAGAGAAGAAATTAAAGCCAAATTAAATATTCCAAAAAATAAAAAGATTGTAGTATTTGCAGGTGATATGACTCCTGATTATGCTATTGCGGTTGAGCATTTTGCTAAAGCTTTAAAAGAAATGCCCAACTATGAAGCAATAGTTAGTCCCCATCCCAAAACAAATGGTGAAATAGAAAGAAATATTAAAGAAAAATATCAAATAAATAATATGATTATAGCCAGCCCTAGCGATATTGCTACAATTTGCTTAACTAATCTTAGTAAAGTTTTCATAGTCCATAAATCATCAATGGGCATACAAGCTCTTAGTAATGATAAAAATGTAATATATATAGCGGACAGTAGTTATGAAAACATTGCTATACAGAAAGCTGTTGCAAAAAGAGCCTTTAGTACAAATAACATTATTAATACAATTCAAAATGAATATAATAAAAAAGCTAGCAATGAATACAGCAAACTTGGGATACCTAAATATCCCATAAAAAGCTTTATTGATAAGTTAAATAAAATAAGAAATACTAAAGCTGATAATTTGGCGGTTCTTTTGTAA